Proteins co-encoded in one Cytobacillus sp. NJ13 genomic window:
- a CDS encoding Type 1 glutamine amidotransferase-like domain-containing protein: protein MDSRHLFLMGGSPPFGQRLGKKFTELASGAAGKIAILFLEREGWEGYMNKYTAGLTQNGARNFCYLPLSPAPSESFLQELGSCSGIIIGGGETEKYRSFIVDTEVGEYIGKMYMNGIPVAGFSAGALIIPEHCIIPPIDTPEKQHLFLKGVGLIRDCVISVHFIKWNEGENLKRAAGKTNAKTGYGIDDDAGIYFYNEIQTDIEGRIHIYKNET from the coding sequence ATGGACAGCAGGCATTTATTTTTAATGGGCGGAAGCCCTCCATTCGGGCAAAGGCTTGGAAAAAAGTTTACAGAGCTGGCTTCCGGAGCGGCTGGCAAAATAGCTATACTCTTTTTGGAAAGGGAAGGCTGGGAAGGCTATATGAATAAGTATACTGCTGGCTTAACTCAAAATGGCGCAAGGAATTTCTGTTATCTGCCGCTTTCCCCTGCACCATCAGAATCTTTTCTTCAAGAATTGGGGTCCTGTTCCGGCATCATCATTGGAGGCGGTGAAACGGAAAAATACAGAAGTTTTATTGTGGATACTGAAGTGGGAGAATACATTGGCAAAATGTACATGAACGGTATTCCTGTAGCAGGTTTTTCGGCAGGTGCCCTAATCATCCCGGAGCATTGCATAATTCCCCCTATTGATACACCTGAAAAACAGCATCTCTTTCTGAAAGGTGTCGGTTTAATCAGGGATTGTGTCATAAGTGTCCATTTCATTAAATGGAATGAAGGGGAAAATTTAAAGAGGGCAGCCGGGAAAACCAATGCCAAGACTGGTTATGGAATTGATGATGATGCAGGCATTTATTTTTATAATGAAATACAGACTGATATTGAAGGCCGCATACATATTTATAAGAATGAAACGTAA
- a CDS encoding XRE family transcriptional regulator, with protein MENIQKSIGENLRNIRKTRGCSLDAAAEITGVSKAMLGQIERGESNPTVTTLWKIASGLQVSFSSLIHEEPSDVQFIELKTLTPIMESSNYRVYPVFPFDPRKKFEIFTVEIEPGCQHTSDKHNEGVEEYITVMSGTLEMEIGDQRITVRPGNSIKFSANKAHTYKNLGDELIRYQAVMYYP; from the coding sequence ATGGAGAATATTCAAAAAAGTATTGGGGAAAACCTAAGGAATATTCGAAAAACAAGAGGCTGCAGCCTGGATGCTGCGGCAGAAATAACCGGGGTCAGCAAGGCGATGCTGGGGCAGATTGAGCGGGGGGAATCCAACCCGACTGTCACCACCCTTTGGAAAATCGCGAGCGGCCTTCAAGTTTCATTTTCCTCACTTATTCATGAGGAACCATCAGATGTCCAATTCATAGAATTGAAGACTCTAACTCCAATAATGGAGAGCAGCAACTACAGGGTTTACCCCGTGTTCCCTTTTGACCCCCGCAAGAAATTCGAGATCTTCACAGTCGAAATTGAACCGGGCTGCCAGCATACATCTGATAAACATAATGAGGGTGTTGAAGAATATATCACTGTCATGTCCGGAACGCTTGAAATGGAGATCGGAGACCAGCGAATCACTGTCCGCCCCGGCAATTCAATAAAATTCTCAGCAAATAAAGCGCATACGTATAAAAATCTCGGAGACGAATTGATTCGCTACCAGGCAGTCATGTATTATCCATGA
- a CDS encoding competence protein ComK, which translates to MSHNTQMIEEYEVNPNTMIIKPLSYGLKVYSQIWELDDEVTSPFKPVDIIKSSCRYFGSSYEGRKEGTRQLTGITHKAPITIDPTNFIYFFPTASPNNPECIWIALDHINYFKRAENAHTQVVFKNKQSFIIPVSYTTLNNQVLRTALLKTTLIRRIEDSERKALYFVNGSKIMNASERTGAYQ; encoded by the coding sequence ATGAGCCATAATACCCAAATGATCGAAGAGTATGAAGTCAATCCAAATACAATGATTATCAAACCCCTTTCTTATGGGCTAAAAGTTTATTCACAAATCTGGGAGCTTGATGATGAGGTGACTTCCCCTTTTAAGCCGGTCGATATAATTAAAAGCAGCTGCAGATATTTTGGATCAAGCTATGAAGGCAGAAAAGAGGGGACACGCCAATTAACCGGCATTACCCATAAAGCTCCGATAACGATCGACCCCACAAATTTCATTTATTTTTTCCCGACGGCCTCTCCAAACAATCCTGAATGTATCTGGATTGCATTGGATCACATCAATTATTTCAAGCGAGCGGAAAACGCACATACTCAAGTGGTTTTTAAGAATAAGCAAAGCTTCATCATTCCAGTATCTTATACTACTCTTAATAATCAGGTGCTCAGAACAGCTTTACTAAAAACGACATTGATAAGAAGGATAGAAGATTCAGAGAGAAAAGCACTGTACTTTGTGAATGGTTCCAAAATAATGAATGCTTCGGAGAGAACTGGAGCCTACCAATAG
- a CDS encoding ABC transporter ATP-binding protein encodes MLQLNQIHKVFNEGTPDEKTALHRINLHLKPGDFMTVIGSNGAGKSTLMNMISGKLIPDIGEVLVDGTDVTLVKEHKRSRLIGRVFQDPMAGTAPSMTIEENLAIAYSRTMARGLRKGVSKKRRDFFREKLEMLHLGLENRLSAKVGLLSGGERQALSLLMATFTEPKILLLDEHTAALDPARAELITSLTKEIVETYKLTTLMVTHNMQQALDLGNRLIMMDKGQIIFETNEDQKKDLTVEKLLEEFQKIRGEKMSSDKAVLI; translated from the coding sequence TTGCTGCAATTAAATCAGATTCATAAAGTGTTTAATGAGGGAACTCCAGACGAAAAAACAGCACTTCACAGAATCAATCTTCATTTAAAGCCAGGCGACTTCATGACGGTTATCGGCAGCAATGGAGCGGGAAAATCTACCCTTATGAATATGATTTCCGGCAAATTGATTCCTGATATAGGAGAAGTGCTGGTTGATGGCACTGATGTCACTCTTGTGAAGGAACATAAAAGATCCAGGCTGATTGGACGCGTTTTCCAGGATCCGATGGCGGGAACAGCCCCTTCCATGACGATAGAGGAAAATCTGGCCATTGCTTATTCGAGAACTATGGCACGCGGCCTTCGCAAAGGAGTTTCCAAGAAACGCCGCGACTTTTTCCGGGAAAAGCTGGAAATGCTGCACCTTGGATTGGAAAACAGGCTTTCAGCGAAAGTCGGACTGCTGTCAGGCGGGGAGAGGCAGGCATTATCCCTGTTGATGGCGACTTTTACAGAGCCTAAAATATTGCTTTTGGACGAACATACCGCTGCCTTGGACCCGGCTCGTGCAGAATTGATTACCAGCCTTACGAAAGAGATTGTGGAAACATATAAACTTACCACATTAATGGTGACCCACAATATGCAGCAGGCACTTGACCTGGGAAATAGGCTGATCATGATGGACAAGGGCCAAATCATTTTTGAAACAAATGAAGACCAAAAGAAAGATTTGACTGTAGAAAAACTGCTTGAAGAATTCCAAAAAATCCGCGGAGAGAAAATGAGCAGCGATAAGGCTGTATTAATCTAA
- a CDS encoding S9 family peptidase, with protein sequence MTQKRTIKPEDLYQLKSVADPQLSLNGNDLAFIETRMLDEENTYSSNIFYLNTIESNMPVQWTYGKHRNHSPRWSPDGESIAFVSDRDGKSQIYVMSKAGGEARQLTHCANGASNPVWSPDGKKIVFNLSIKPGEDAETKENQEKQEDKPVPLEIEKMKHKSDAQGFWGGRYSQVALIDIETGGMEQLTSGEHDYQLQDWSPDGKWIAVTADLSEDKDFSFLSDVYIIHVETKDMKRVTNGKGYFGSATWSPDGKYIGLFGHEREYENATHTKVWVYNLEFGNLQCLTAESDILAGDYAIGDFQQGAVTPGILWAEDSRSFYFLATDHGNTVVYYGSLDGELYPALLDQQHVYGLTTGGSINKAVVAISKPSNPGDLFLLDVPSGELKQLTKVNEEFMNGVELADAEPIQFKSSDNWDLHGWIMKPVHLKDSEKAPLVLEIHGGPHAMYANSYFHEFQCLAAKGYAVLFINPRGSHGYGQHFVDAVRGDYGGKDYEDIMDAVDYALENFDFIDKDRLGVTGGSYGGFMTNWIIGHTSRFKAAVTQRSISNWISFYGVSDIGYYFTDWQIKSDLNDVVKLWKHSPLAYVNDMNTPLLILHSEKDYRCPIEQAEQLFIALKHRKRTAKFVRFPEANHELSRSGKPNLRISRLNYIAGWFDEYL encoded by the coding sequence ATGACGCAAAAAAGAACAATTAAACCGGAAGACCTTTATCAGTTAAAATCTGTAGCTGATCCGCAGCTATCCTTGAATGGAAATGACTTAGCTTTTATTGAGACCAGAATGCTTGATGAGGAAAATACATATAGTTCAAATATTTTTTACTTAAATACAATTGAAAGCAATATGCCGGTTCAGTGGACTTACGGCAAGCACCGTAATCATTCACCCCGCTGGTCTCCTGATGGGGAGTCAATCGCATTTGTATCCGACAGAGACGGAAAATCACAGATTTATGTGATGAGCAAAGCAGGCGGAGAAGCCAGACAGCTGACACACTGTGCAAATGGCGCTTCAAATCCTGTTTGGTCACCTGATGGGAAGAAGATTGTTTTCAATCTTTCAATAAAACCTGGTGAAGATGCAGAAACAAAGGAAAATCAGGAAAAACAGGAAGACAAGCCCGTTCCGCTTGAAATTGAAAAAATGAAGCATAAATCAGACGCCCAGGGTTTTTGGGGCGGAAGGTACAGCCAGGTTGCATTAATAGATATTGAAACTGGCGGTATGGAACAGCTGACATCCGGAGAACATGACTACCAATTGCAGGACTGGTCACCTGATGGAAAATGGATTGCTGTTACGGCAGATTTAAGTGAAGACAAAGATTTCTCTTTTCTAAGCGATGTGTATATCATCCATGTTGAAACAAAAGACATGAAAAGGGTCACAAATGGAAAAGGTTATTTTGGAAGCGCCACATGGTCGCCGGATGGAAAATACATAGGATTGTTCGGGCATGAAAGGGAATACGAAAATGCTACGCATACAAAGGTCTGGGTGTATAATCTCGAATTTGGAAATCTGCAGTGCCTGACTGCAGAATCAGATATATTGGCTGGTGATTATGCCATCGGGGATTTCCAGCAGGGTGCAGTAACACCGGGAATTCTTTGGGCAGAGGACAGCAGAAGCTTTTATTTCCTGGCAACTGATCATGGCAATACAGTTGTTTATTATGGCTCTTTAGATGGGGAATTATATCCTGCGCTGCTGGATCAGCAGCATGTATATGGATTGACAACAGGAGGAAGTATCAATAAAGCTGTTGTAGCCATTAGCAAGCCCTCAAATCCAGGGGATTTATTTTTGCTTGATGTCCCTTCAGGGGAATTAAAACAGCTCACAAAAGTGAATGAAGAGTTCATGAACGGAGTTGAACTGGCAGATGCTGAGCCAATTCAGTTTAAATCTTCGGATAATTGGGACCTGCATGGCTGGATCATGAAACCAGTCCATCTGAAAGATAGCGAAAAAGCACCGCTTGTGCTCGAAATCCATGGCGGGCCTCATGCCATGTATGCCAATTCTTATTTCCACGAATTTCAATGTCTCGCAGCAAAAGGCTATGCGGTCTTATTTATCAATCCACGGGGAAGCCATGGATATGGCCAGCATTTTGTAGACGCTGTAAGAGGAGATTACGGTGGCAAGGATTATGAAGATATTATGGATGCAGTCGATTACGCGCTGGAAAACTTCGATTTTATTGATAAAGACCGGCTTGGCGTAACGGGAGGAAGCTATGGCGGCTTTATGACCAACTGGATTATTGGACACACCAGCCGCTTTAAGGCAGCAGTCACTCAGCGATCCATCTCCAACTGGATCAGCTTTTATGGAGTAAGTGATATCGGCTACTATTTTACTGATTGGCAAATCAAGAGTGATTTGAATGATGTAGTAAAGCTTTGGAAACATTCGCCGCTTGCTTATGTGAATGATATGAATACACCCCTGCTGATTCTGCACAGCGAAAAAGATTATCGCTGTCCAATTGAGCAGGCAGAGCAATTATTCATTGCCTTAAAGCATCGGAAGAGAACAGCAAAATTTGTGCGGTTCCCTGAAGCCAACCATGAGCTTTCCAGAAGCGGAAAACCGAATTTAAGAATCAGCCGTCTGAATTACATTGCCGGCTGGTTTGATGAATATCTATAA
- a CDS encoding M48 family metallopeptidase — protein MARKLGFYGALAFFVYGLFFYWYLFYFADSSLPFEYEGSRADPATFLNGRELMLSEEYSKIRNLLFFISTPFEWIFYLFILLFGLSKAFKKWAEQTAPYKFLQTAIYLIWLSFFAFIATMPLSYISFSLSKTYNISTQSFSGWMKDELIDFWVNYGMMVLIVSVLYWLINKSRKRWWLYAWLLSVPFTLFMMFLQPVVIDPLYNDFYPLKNKELETKILDLASQAKIPAEHVFEVDMAEKTNALNAYVTGIGSNSRIVLWDTTLNKLTEDQILFIMAHEMAHYVEKHIYIGIGGYLLLSLLGLYLTAKLMEKAVDKWGRALKIPAVNDIRSLPLFLMILSMLLFISSPLSNLVSRYQETRADHYAIEMTKDSKAAIETFQELTRAGLSQVNPPLLVKIFRYGHPTMLERISMLEEFEMEQRQKERKQAAD, from the coding sequence ATGGCGCGGAAATTAGGCTTTTACGGGGCGCTGGCCTTTTTCGTATACGGTTTATTTTTTTATTGGTATTTATTCTATTTTGCTGACAGCAGTCTGCCGTTTGAGTATGAAGGCTCACGTGCAGATCCGGCAACTTTCCTGAACGGCAGGGAACTGATGCTCAGTGAGGAATATTCTAAAATAAGAAACCTGCTGTTTTTTATTTCTACACCTTTTGAGTGGATTTTCTATTTATTCATTCTTTTATTTGGCTTATCGAAGGCTTTTAAGAAGTGGGCTGAGCAGACTGCGCCTTATAAATTCCTGCAAACGGCGATCTATTTGATTTGGCTTTCTTTTTTCGCGTTTATCGCCACGATGCCATTAAGCTATATCAGCTTTTCACTTTCAAAAACGTATAATATTTCAACTCAGAGCTTCAGCGGATGGATGAAAGATGAGCTCATTGATTTTTGGGTTAATTATGGAATGATGGTTCTCATTGTGTCTGTACTGTACTGGCTGATTAATAAGAGCAGGAAGAGATGGTGGCTTTATGCCTGGCTATTGTCTGTTCCATTTACCTTATTTATGATGTTCCTGCAGCCGGTTGTCATTGACCCTTTGTATAATGATTTCTATCCTTTGAAAAACAAGGAACTTGAAACAAAAATTCTTGATTTGGCCAGTCAGGCTAAAATACCGGCGGAACATGTCTTTGAAGTCGATATGGCAGAGAAAACGAATGCGCTGAATGCATATGTGACAGGTATCGGATCAAATTCAAGAATTGTTCTTTGGGATACAACACTGAATAAATTAACTGAAGATCAGATCCTGTTTATTATGGCACATGAAATGGCCCACTACGTGGAAAAGCATATATACATCGGAATTGGCGGTTACCTGCTGCTTTCCCTGCTGGGACTTTATTTGACAGCCAAATTAATGGAGAAAGCAGTCGATAAATGGGGAAGGGCGCTAAAAATTCCTGCGGTAAATGATATTCGGTCCCTGCCGCTGTTTTTGATGATTCTTTCGATGCTGCTCTTTATTTCAAGCCCTTTATCCAATCTTGTTTCACGGTATCAGGAAACAAGGGCAGACCATTATGCCATCGAAATGACGAAGGACTCAAAAGCAGCAATAGAAACATTTCAGGAGCTGACACGTGCCGGTTTAAGCCAGGTTAATCCGCCGCTTCTCGTAAAAATATTCCGGTATGGACATCCAACCATGCTGGAGCGTATTTCCATGCTTGAAGAATTTGAAATGGAACAGAGGCAAAAAGAACGGAAGCAGGCGGCAGACTGA
- a CDS encoding AzlC family ABC transporter permease has product MAELAVGKPSGEYKKGVQSGISIAIGYAPIALTFGLLAKTTGLSIGETALMSLLVFAGAAQYISLSLLSLGTGLFEIVLTTFIVNIRHFLMSTSLNEKWDDEQAANKVILSFGITDETFSVAAVREEKVTSGYMLGLISVSYASWVICSGLGHLIGASLPQTLQESMSVALYAMFVGLLVPSMKKSAKIVFLAILAACFNTIFTLTNTLSTGWAIVLSTLLSAVIVEWIESVKNRHRGQGHE; this is encoded by the coding sequence ATGGCAGAACTTGCAGTCGGCAAGCCTTCCGGGGAATATAAGAAAGGGGTGCAGTCGGGAATCAGCATTGCGATAGGATATGCACCCATCGCTTTAACATTTGGGCTGCTCGCCAAAACAACTGGTCTTTCAATTGGTGAAACAGCTTTAATGAGTTTGCTTGTATTTGCCGGGGCGGCACAGTACATATCCCTGAGCCTTCTTTCATTGGGAACGGGACTATTTGAAATTGTTTTGACAACTTTTATTGTGAATATCAGGCACTTCTTAATGTCTACCTCTCTTAATGAAAAGTGGGATGATGAACAGGCTGCTAACAAGGTAATTTTATCATTTGGGATTACGGACGAAACTTTCTCAGTTGCAGCAGTACGTGAAGAAAAGGTAACAAGCGGTTATATGCTTGGGCTTATCTCGGTTTCCTATGCAAGCTGGGTCATTTGCTCGGGGCTTGGGCACCTTATTGGTGCGAGCCTTCCGCAAACCTTGCAGGAAAGCATGTCTGTTGCTCTTTATGCCATGTTTGTCGGCCTTCTCGTCCCGTCTATGAAAAAGAGTGCAAAAATTGTATTTCTTGCGATACTTGCAGCGTGTTTTAACACAATTTTCACTTTGACTAATACACTATCGACAGGCTGGGCAATTGTACTGTCTACGCTTTTATCGGCTGTAATAGTAGAATGGATTGAAAGTGTAAAAAACAGGCACAGGGGGCAGGGGCATGAGTAG
- a CDS encoding ABC transporter permease, whose translation MPTAIFGSIEAGAIYALMALGVYLSFRILDFPDLTVDGSFVTGASVAAVMIVGGYNPFLATMTALLAGFAAGCLTGLLHTKGKINALLSGILMMIALYSINLRIMGKSNVPLLSEETAITKLTAFWQGLGIDQAIQSLFGALGMGFVPKTWGILILMLLLAFAVKVLIDLFLKTDIGLAIRATGDNETMIRSFSADTDLLKIAGLGISNALVAFSGALVAQYNGFSDVGMGIGMIIIGLASVIIGEAIFGAKTIVRATLAVIGGAILYRIIVTLALRVEFLETGDMKLITAVIVIGALILPKLIQQQKDKQRKRRRLAEAKKTNAYGKSGEHLAAIKSDS comes from the coding sequence ATGCCAACAGCGATCTTTGGTTCCATTGAGGCAGGAGCAATTTATGCCTTAATGGCATTGGGGGTTTACCTATCATTCAGAATACTGGATTTTCCCGATCTGACGGTGGATGGAAGCTTTGTAACGGGCGCATCTGTAGCAGCTGTCATGATAGTAGGAGGATACAATCCATTTTTGGCAACAATGACAGCTTTGCTTGCGGGTTTTGCAGCAGGCTGCCTTACAGGCCTTCTTCATACAAAAGGAAAAATTAATGCCCTCTTGTCCGGAATATTAATGATGATCGCATTGTACTCTATCAATCTCCGAATTATGGGAAAGTCAAATGTTCCTCTGCTGTCTGAGGAAACGGCTATCACAAAGCTTACAGCATTCTGGCAGGGGCTTGGGATTGATCAGGCTATTCAAAGCCTGTTTGGGGCACTGGGAATGGGTTTCGTCCCAAAGACCTGGGGTATTCTGATTTTAATGCTACTATTAGCCTTTGCTGTGAAAGTATTGATTGATCTTTTCTTAAAGACAGATATTGGCCTGGCTATACGTGCAACAGGCGACAATGAGACGATGATCCGAAGCTTTTCTGCTGATACAGATCTTCTGAAGATAGCTGGCTTGGGCATTTCAAATGCACTGGTTGCTTTTTCTGGAGCATTAGTGGCACAGTATAACGGATTCAGTGACGTCGGAATGGGAATCGGCATGATTATCATCGGACTTGCATCCGTAATCATTGGAGAAGCAATCTTTGGTGCAAAAACAATTGTTCGAGCAACGCTGGCTGTCATCGGAGGAGCCATTTTATATCGTATTATAGTAACTCTTGCATTGAGAGTTGAATTCCTTGAAACAGGAGATATGAAGCTAATCACAGCAGTAATCGTGATTGGTGCGCTGATTCTGCCCAAGCTTATTCAGCAGCAAAAAGATAAGCAGAGAAAGCGGCGGAGATTAGCGGAAGCGAAAAAAACTAATGCTTACGGGAAAAGTGGTGAACATCTTGCTGCAATTAAATCAGATTCATAA
- a CDS encoding IDEAL domain-containing protein, protein MKEKSYTELMKTSGLKRKNHKDSFVLDLYIDMLVSEILLNTEKEKLMKKIDAAIDEGNKPSFMHLSKQYKELSKRFGT, encoded by the coding sequence ATGAAGGAAAAATCATACACCGAATTAATGAAAACCAGTGGGCTGAAACGGAAAAACCATAAGGATTCTTTTGTTCTTGATCTTTATATTGATATGCTTGTTTCCGAGATTCTGCTGAATACTGAAAAAGAAAAGCTGATGAAAAAAATAGACGCAGCCATTGATGAAGGAAATAAACCTTCATTTATGCATTTATCGAAGCAGTACAAAGAACTTTCCAAACGTTTTGGCACTTAG
- a CDS encoding AzlD domain-containing protein gives MSSHIVWMIVGMAAVTYIPRLLPFMLFKGKELPGFVQGILKNVPYATLGALIFPGILFINEDIWFGLLGAAAAFLAAFLGANVIVVVLGSIALLSVYSFLF, from the coding sequence ATGAGTAGCCATATCGTGTGGATGATTGTTGGGATGGCAGCAGTTACTTATATCCCAAGGCTGCTGCCTTTTATGCTTTTTAAGGGGAAGGAGCTTCCCGGATTTGTTCAGGGGATATTAAAGAATGTGCCGTATGCGACATTAGGGGCACTCATTTTTCCAGGCATTCTGTTTATAAATGAAGATATTTGGTTTGGGCTGCTCGGGGCAGCCGCTGCTTTTCTCGCAGCCTTTTTAGGTGCAAATGTGATTGTTGTTGTATTAGGATCAATTGCTCTGTTATCTGTATATTCTTTCTTGTTTTAG